In Brienomyrus brachyistius isolate T26 chromosome 14, BBRACH_0.4, whole genome shotgun sequence, the following proteins share a genomic window:
- the nkx2.1 gene encoding homeobox protein Nkx-2.1 isoform X1, whose protein sequence is MSMSPKHTTPFSVSDILSPLEESYKKVSMESNNLGASLPTYRQPQVSQAAMQQHHMGHNGSVSATYHMTAAGVSQLSHTAMGGYCNGNLGNMNELPPYQDSTRNCSTATAWYGANPDPRFSSISRFMGSSSGMNMSSMGSLGSLADVGKSMGPLSSTPRRKRRVLFSQAQVYELERRFKQQKYLSAPEREHLASMIHLTPTQVKIWFQNHRYKMKRQAKDKVSQQQMQQDTGSCQQQQQSPRRVAVPVLVKDGKPCQGGTHTPTNAIQTHHHQASNVMIVSSNSSAMVQHQNPQVGSASHSPDLVQHSSSPPSLQTQVSGLPHLNSSSSEYGGPLPCSALLYGRTW, encoded by the exons ATGTCGATGAGCCCCAAGCATACGACTCCTTTTTCTGTTTCCGATATCTTAAGTCCCCTTGAGGAGAGCTACAAGAAAGTAAGTATGGAGAGTAACAACTTGGGGGCTTCCCTCCCCACGTACCGACAACCGCAAGTCTCCCAGGCAGCAATGCAACAGCACCATATGGGCCACAACGGGTCGGTCTCCGCCACTTACCACATGACTGCAGCTGGGGTGTCTCAGTTGTCACACACCGCAATGGGGGGCTACTGTAACGGCAACCTGGGAAACATGAACGAGCTTCCGCCTTACCAGGACAGCACGAGGAACTGCAGCACGGCCACCGCGTGGTATGGAGCCAACCCAGATCCGCGCTTTTCCTCAA TATCTCGCTTCATGGGTTCCTCCTCCGGTATGAACATGAGCAGCATGGGAAGTCTGGGCTCTCTAGCGGATGTAGGGAAGAGTATGGGACCCCTATCCAGCACCCCCCGGAGAAAACGGAGGGTGCTTTTTTCACAAGCTCAGGTTTACGAGCTGGAGCGACGATTCAAGCAACAGAAATACCTCTCTGCTCCAGAACGGGAACATTTGGCCAGTATGATTCACCTCACCCCGACTCAAGTCAAAATATGGTTCCAGAACCATCGGTACAAAATGAAGAGACAGGCCAAGGACAAGGTTTCCCAGCAACAGATGCAGCAGGACACTGGCTCTTGTCAACAACAACAGCAGTCGCCCCGACGCGTTGCCGTGCCCGTGCTGGTGAAAGACGGCAAGCCTTGCCAAGGGGGCACCCACACGCCGACAAACGCCATCCAAACGCACCATCACCAGGCAAGCAATGTCATGATTGTGTCAAGTAACAGTTCAGCGATGGTCCAGCACCAGAACCCTCAGGTTGGGAGCGCGAGCCACTCTCCCGATTTAGTTCAGCACTCCAGTAGCCCCCCTTCCCTCCAAACGCAGGTGTCAGGCCTACCGCACTTAAACTCTTCGAGCTCTGAGTACGGCGGCCCGCTGCCCTGCTCGGCCTTATTGTACGGCAGAACATGGTGA